Genomic segment of Sebastes umbrosus isolate fSebUmb1 chromosome 22, fSebUmb1.pri, whole genome shotgun sequence:
AATACCAACATAGCTGATGGGCACAAACCTGATCAAATAAAGAACCATGCTGTCTCTCTTCCCCTAGACCTGCACCTGTACACTAGTCAGTTGTGACACCTTGTGGTCAGTCGTTGTACTTTTCAAGGCCTTTTCAGTGGCCGACAGAAAGAAATATAACACCATAGATGCAGGTGaaaagtgaacattttgcaaACTGTCTGTACTAGGTTTGTATTACCTACCATTACCTGTCAATACCCATCAATTACCTATCAATATGCcacaaaaattacaatatgtaaTGTGGATATCCAGAGTAACAGGCACACTGCTTTTAGAACGTGGGAAAGAGATGttgcttttattatttagtttttattggggctgtcaaactgttcaaatatttcatcatgattaatcacaaatgtacCTTAGAACTTGTTCCAGTCCTTGAGGGTGCCGGCGCCCTTGGCCAACATTAGTTTtttaagaggctgtagcaggctccgTTTGAGAGCTAGAGCTAGAGGACTGGATAGGATATAAtatgtaaatgttgtgttttcagcttgttcTGCCCCAATGTGGGCcaaaaacaatcaattaataCAACTTTAGGGACCTGACACCCAGTAATCCAAAAGGCAGAGTACAGCAAaccaaaaatgaaaacacttcTGACTTACACAACAGTTGTAAGTCAGGAGCTGGTGGGTTGTTGTGGCTGGTTCAGTGTACAGCTGTGACGGTCAGGTGGTTTTGGGAGTTGAGGTTCTGGCTCCGTGTGCGACGGCGGGCCGGTCAGCTCTAATGGAGTGGAGGAGACAGTACAGATGGATTGGGAGTACTGAGGCTCGTCCTCACAGTTGTCTTCACTCAGTGTCATTTCACTGAGATGATGGACACCTTCCAGCTCCGCATACTGCGGACCAGAGAAGAGCCTCATCACCGCACAGACCCGGGGAACCTGCTGGACGGTATCCTTGAAGGTAATAATCACCACCAGGCCCACCAGCAGGTAGCCTGCGGAGAGAGgacaattatttaattttattgtttgtttttcaattatAAAATGAATGTCCAGCCTGTCAACATGCATATTTAGGGttaagaaaaccaaaacaagctAAAAGAGGCTTAAATGCtcagtagagctgaggggaactgaaGGTTTATAATTCTCTGTGAATTCTtgaattgatacagtatatcACGTTACAtgcattatattaatataataacgtAATAGTTTATAAAGGACATCTGGTCACATGCACGTACATGTTGTGAGGAGTTGGAGTGTCTCTCTGGCCGTCGTGCTCCAGCTTCTCCCCAGAGAGTTTCCTCCCTCGCCGACAGTGCTCAGGATGACAAAGCAGAAGAAGAGAGCATCCAGGAAGCTCCAGTCGGGCTCCACCACACAGACCAGGAGGGCcgggaggacgaagaggagggagaggagaagcaCAGAGAGCAGGCTGGCGTGGATGGAGGCGGCCCGGGCGTAGGGCAAACCCCAGTAAGTGGTCAGGTGGTGGACGGGAGCGTGGGTgatgacagggaggaggaggttggagaggagggtgaggaggaagagggtgagGGGGATCCCCAGGGTGCAGTAGAAGATACAGAAGAGCTTGGCTTCATCGGATTTGGGGGTGTAAGAGTCAGaacctgaggaagaggagagggaagaggtcTACGGGGAGGACGGTAACACTGAGGAGTTTAGCAAAGAAAACGTTAGAGGACTAATTTTcctaatcttcgcaggtctttagaaGAACTTTTAGTTCCTTAAAAGTAGTTCTAGTGACTAAAAAGTCccaggaacttttggtggaaacccggctaatgtgaggatttgctgctttataTCGTTGTGAAGTGAATATAATCAAAAAGTCACCATGAGAAATTGTGATAATGATTGTGatcaatatgaaaatattgagaTTGATTTCTTGACTGCATCTTACCCATGGTGGTCAGAGTGACAATGACAAAGTAGAGCGATGATGTGAAGTCATAGCGTCTCTCATCAGCGTCGCTCTTCAGGACAGCGACATCACTCTGGTGAGCAGAGAGAGCTTTCCCCAGCACCTCCCTCAGCCTGCTCTCCTCCACACAGGGGTTCTCCTGCAGGAAGGAGCGACGCAGCTCCTCCACCTCGGCTCTCAGCT
This window contains:
- the kcnk7 gene encoding potassium channel, subfamily K, member 7, which gives rise to MAQLVSSLGLFCRVNAFACLFLCYLLFILLGGVVFTSVEKQVEKELRAEVEELRRSFLQENPCVEESRLREVLGKALSAHQSDVAVLKSDADERRYDFTSSLYFVIVTLTTMGSDSYTPKSDEAKLFCIFYCTLGIPLTLFLLTLLSNLLLPVITHAPVHHLTTYWGLPYARAASIHASLLSVLLLSLLFVLPALLVCVVEPDWSFLDALFFCFVILSTVGEGGNSLGRSWSTTARETLQLLTTCYLLVGLVVIITFKDTVQQVPRVCAVMRLFSGPQYAELEGVHHLSEMTLSEDNCEDEPQYSQSICTVSSTPLELTGPPSHTEPEPQLPKPPDRHSCTLNQPQQPTSS